The Cicer arietinum cultivar CDC Frontier isolate Library 1 chromosome 1, Cicar.CDCFrontier_v2.0, whole genome shotgun sequence genome contains the following window.
gttttgattttttatattggtTGAGTAGACTTTTgtgaattttaatataattgttaatatttttacttGTCGTTTAAGTTTAAtaaatagatttatttatttataatattttagtatttgaCCATCTCATAAAATTTATCCTTGAACaagttagttttttttactttatgatGTTTGATTactctataattttatttcagtTTCGTTATTGAAAATTGCAAACTGTCTATAAAATAGacgataataaaataaaatttcaatagaaaaagtaaaattaatatatttattcatatttaaaattataaatatactaaattaatttatttaaatttatctattgatataaatatttgttaaattattttgagaaagtttatgaaaaaattaatattggtTTCATATTAAAAACATGAACTAaacacattttataaaaaatacaaaagataagCTTCCAactattatatttcaaaaatagttattttcAAAAGTGACGATTTAGAATATTGGTATTACTTAAATCATGatttcttattataaataaaaataaataaataaaattgttaaaaaatgttGTCTTTTGTTAATCACACGTTAACTCATATAAAGacgaaaataaattatacataaCTATATTTTGTAAGATAAATAAATTCGACATGTCAAAAGaattaaagtttatatttaatatttgatttattatagatattttttttaaagtttaaatataatatttgtaaaattttataatatatttaaatagataaaaactaatatagagtaaatatacttaaattacaaaaaagatTAACAAATTTATAGTTTAAGATAAAGTTCAAAACCTCACATATAATTAACATTGTTCAAgttattaaaaagaataaaatcgTGGACGGCAGGATTCGAACCTGCGCGGGCAAAGCCCACATGATTTCTAGTCATGCCCGATAACCACTCCGGCACGTCCACCTTTGTTGATGTGTATTCGCAAAATAGAAATCTATTATATTACTTGAGTCCACCATTTCAGAAGCCATATTCACATAACTCACTGAGAAACCTTCACATTACATTTCATTTCATTATACCAAAAATCAAACGCAGCGCCCAACCAAATAAACACCAACAACCAAACTTATCAAATCAACCAAAGAGGTTTTTATTCCCTTCCCCCTTTTCTATTTATAATCttctctctatatttttttttattaatatttaattacgTAGTCAGTTCAATAGGTGCAATGCATGCTATATAATCTTCAAACTCTCTTGTATCCTTTTTTAATGatgaaattttgaaacaatttgataattttatactGAACCCTAAATGCAGGTTTAGGTTTTTTCTACTGGAATTTGGGTGTTTTTTCAAATTTGGTACTTTACCACCCTTCATGTAATTATTGTCATGTCTGATTTTAACAAAGGTTCCAAGAGAAACCTTCCATCATGGATGAGTTCAAGAGATAATGAGGATCAAAATTGTGGAAAGAAACCAACTTTGAATGGTGAAAGTGTGAAATCAAGTGAAATTGAGAGTTCCAAGAAAAAGACCAAAGTCCAAATTGAAAATGCTGGAAAATCTTCTGTTTCTAATTTGGAATCTAAAGGATTCAACAAGCTTCTGGTACTTGATTAATAAGACACAATTAAGGATCACTTgtgtttttgtgtgtgtgtgttttttttttgctttgatTGCATTGTTGTTGGAAACAGATTTCCTGCTGTAAATGGGTGACGTAGTTACATCTCACAACCGATCTTAGTGAATGGTTGAAATTGTTTTAGTATATGTGTAATCTAAACTGTCTGATCTCAAATCAATAGCTGAGTTTGGGTACTGCGTGTAATTGCGTCATAATACAACTACAGGGAATCCAAGTCCATTGCTGTTGATTGAGCTTATTTAACTGATTAAACTGGTTTTATGAACAGGAAGGTGTGGTTTTTGTGCTGTCAGGCTTTGTGAATCCCGAGCGTGGAATCTTGAGGTCACGGGCTATGGAAATGGGAGCAGAGTTTAAGCCTGATTGGAACTCTAATTGCACTCTTTTGGTTTGTGCATTTCCTAATACCCCCAAGTTTCGACAAGTTGAAGCTGATTGCGGAACCATTGTGTCCAAGGTTTTCCTCAGTTCctttctttttactttttacGTCACATGAATTGTCTCTAAACACATTATGTTGAAAATACTGCTTATATTTTGGGAAGGATAAAAGTGGAAAGGAAGAACTCCTCAAGAATCTTTGTCTTGTACCCCTAGTAAATGTTTTTTGCTCGAGGAAAAGATTGTACTCACTGAGGAGTATACTATTTGTTGCATAATCCAGACCATGCCAGTTTTTACTAATATTGGTAGTATTATTTGTCAAATATTATTGGGTATCAAGCTTACCATTTTTAGATTTCGGTGGGGAAATTCTAGTAACTTTACGCTGATTTTTTGGTAGTAtcattttctatatattttgttaacaataatGTAACATGACATATCCTTTATTTTCTTCTGGGGTGTTAGGATTGGATACAAGAGTGTTACAACCAGAGGAAACTCGTCGAAATTGATAGTTACCTTATGCATGCTGGGAAACCATGGCGCAAAGGAAGTAGGTCACATGAAGTCGATGAAGGTGACATATTTGTGCAGACACTAGTAAATAGATAAGACCTATAGTCTATGTTCTTTTGGCATTTAATTAACTCTATACTGATTGCCGCATAATATAACATGAAATTTGAGCTTAAAAGAAGCCAATTAAGATTGTGTGGACCTTGTGACTTGCATCTTAGATCTTAGATCTTACATTTCTTGATcatctcttttctctctctttttttctggaaaagtaaattgaaaaataaaaatgacatgtttttggaacaaaattacaattttcaCAATGGAAAACTCCATTAACTGCAAATTATTTCCTCACATATATTGATATTATCTATGCttgattatttttgaaataactCAAAAAgtctttttatgtgtttttaaaCCATCTTCTTCACATgagatatatataaataagtgGAAAATTGCAATGGCAAAACTAAATTAGCTGATGGCCTATGTGTGTTACTCTATCCGggtttaaatataagaaaagaaaaaaaaaatccaatgtATTTAGTCCAAATTTGGACTGAATACATTTGAAGTTTTGCTTATATATAAGACTGAAGGGATTATATCAAGTGTCTTTGTGAGATGGTTCCTGCCAACCTCCTAGCCAAGTCCCACACCATTATCTCTGTCCAGTTTCACATCTGATAATTCcttatgaattttatgggtgATTGCAGAACAAAAACCATCTGTACCACACAAACCCCCAAAGCATGTTGAACGAGAGCCTTCTAAGCCAACTACTTCCATAAAATCAAAGGTAAAAGCTGGCAAAATACTTTGATTTGAGAATAATGGATCTAAGTAACCTTTATTTTATATGCTGCCAATTAAATTTGCTACTTATTCCAGGGCAAAGACATGGACAATGCTAGGAAGTGCTTTGAGCCTTCTGAAGTGAAGAAGTGGGCTCTTGACgatttgaacaaaacaattcaGTGGTTGGAAAGTCAAGAAGAAAAGGTTATGATCTTTCATTTCCTATATGAAAACGGTTTTTGTTCAGAAATTGCATAGAATAGGACTAAAAGGCAAAAAACAAGTTTGCAGTGGAATCAAACTAATTTGTTAGAAAAGCATAGCATTTCGGTGCTCACTCTTACCGCGATAAATGCTTACAAGCTGTCCCTATCTGTTGTTTCCACTTCCCACTTAATTGTGTTCAAGGTCATTAGTTATATCCTATGTGAAACTAAATTCTTAAGTAATCATTCCAGCCAGATCCAAGTGAGATAACAAAAATAGCTGCAGAAGGGATTCTGACTTGTTTGCAAGATGCAATATGTTCTATCGAGGAAAAACAGGTAATGCACATAAAGAAAACTGATTGTGACTTGTATTAGTTAGCTATCAACtattttcacatttttctttCAAGGGGGATGctaatataagtaaaatttcCCCAGCATATAGATTTTAGTTTTGTTAGAGACATTTCTTTAAATTACGTGAGAATCGTCAGAGTATCAGATTAAAAATAGATGCAGAGCACATATTTATCATATCATTAAAATACAACTCATTATTATTTGAGAATTCATTGCAATTTGCCTATCTTACTTTGAAAGGTATCAGATCAGGTAAACGGGAAATATAACAAATCATAAGcttgtaaaaaaatttcttgCATCAACACCAATAGTACTTAGTATTTTCTATTTCCTAATCATTGCCATCCCAACTTTTGTTTTGTCCCAATAAAAGTTTTCTCCAGAACTTTGcacttatttttatgattgcaCGAACAATCTATAATGCCTAAGTACCTAATGATGTCGGCATATTATAATGCTATAGTATCTAACGATGCTAGATAGTTTCACTTGAATTCGGCTAATCATTATACAAGTCATCACACTGAATGATACTCGTTTACATTGAAAATATCCTTCAAAGTCATTAACAATTTTCACCCGAACTTCTTGAATTGCTTATCTAGTCTTAGTATGCTTAACCTTTGTACCTTCCATTATATTTGGCCTAACACATATATCTGAATTCCGTGCCATCTCAATATTCATACTTTTAGTTTCAATGTGGTGCTGGTATAATGAAATGCATGATTTCACAGCTGATTGTGTTTGTCTTGTAAACTTTAACCAGGACATTGGGAAAGGAACTGAAGACTGGAAATTCTTACCTCGAGTTGTAGAGGAGCTTGCAAAATTGGATGTTGCAGAAAACAATAAGGCTTCAATGTCAAAGGAAGATATTCACAAACAAGCATTGGACTGTAAACGTATTTACGAGGAGGAACTAAATAGGTTAGATCATGAATCGACAAAGAACTCAAAGATAAAAGAACAGAAGAGCAAAAAGGGAAGATCAAATACTGCATCTTCTTCTCGGGCAGTTGATTATGATAGTGATGATACGATCGAGATGACAGAACA
Protein-coding sequences here:
- the LOC101501097 gene encoding DNA-repair protein XRCC1 isoform X1 yields the protein MSDFNKGSKRNLPSWMSSRDNEDQNCGKKPTLNGESVKSSEIESSKKKTKVQIENAGKSSVSNLESKGFNKLLEGVVFVLSGFVNPERGILRSRAMEMGAEFKPDWNSNCTLLVCAFPNTPKFRQVEADCGTIVSKDWIQECYNQRKLVEIDSYLMHAGKPWRKGSRSHEVDEEQKPSVPHKPPKHVEREPSKPTTSIKSKGKDMDNARKCFEPSEVKKWALDDLNKTIQWLESQEEKPDPSEITKIAAEGILTCLQDAICSIEEKQDIGKGTEDWKFLPRVVEELAKLDVAENNKASMSKEDIHKQALDCKRIYEEELNRLDHESTKNSKIKEQKSKKGRSNTASSSRAVDYDSDDTIEMTEQEIDLAYKTLSSNLCHM
- the LOC101501097 gene encoding DNA-repair protein XRCC1 isoform X2, which produces MSSRDNEDQNCGKKPTLNGESVKSSEIESSKKKTKVQIENAGKSSVSNLESKGFNKLLEGVVFVLSGFVNPERGILRSRAMEMGAEFKPDWNSNCTLLVCAFPNTPKFRQVEADCGTIVSKDWIQECYNQRKLVEIDSYLMHAGKPWRKGSRSHEVDEEQKPSVPHKPPKHVEREPSKPTTSIKSKGKDMDNARKCFEPSEVKKWALDDLNKTIQWLESQEEKPDPSEITKIAAEGILTCLQDAICSIEEKQDIGKGTEDWKFLPRVVEELAKLDVAENNKASMSKEDIHKQALDCKRIYEEELNRLDHESTKNSKIKEQKSKKGRSNTASSSRAVDYDSDDTIEMTEQEIDLAYKTLSSNLCHM